The region catgaacatttttcttattcagcaaaaacactattcataagggttacaaaaagttcaaaattttgggggtttgttacagtctcccctccttaaaaggattccgtcccggaatcaaatagaaaacaaatgggggtacttttctagcattgcgctctctagttcccaagtttattcttccacattatgattctgccatagcactctgactagcttgatcactttgttccgaagcacctgttccttcttatctataatccttactggcttctccacgtaagtcaaatctagttgcatatccacctgctcgtactccactatgtgtctggcatcctgatgatacttccttagcattgacacatggaacacattatgaacttgttgcaagttagggggtaaggctagctcgtacgctaactttccaatccgtcttaatatctcaaaaggtacaatatatcttgggcttagttttcctttctttccgaatctcattaaccccttccaaggggatacttttagtagtactaagtcccctacttcatattccttgtccttccgggctaggtctgcatatttcttctgtctgtcttgggctgctacaagccaccctctgataagatccactatttctttggtcctttggaccacttcgggtccgagcatcttccgctcccctacttcatcccagaaTAAGGGAGatgacaccttcttccgtacagggcctcataaggcggcattctgatgctagcatgaaagctattattataagaaaactcgatcaacggcaagtgatcatcccaacttcctttaaagtctattgcacagactctcaacatatcctctagtgtctggatggtcctttcactttgcccatccgtctggggatggtacgtggtactcatatttaacttggtccccgcacattcttgaaagctcctccaaaatctggagttgaatctggggtgtcggtctgagacaatggacgctgggactccatgtcgcgtcactatttccttaaggtaaatgtccaccagtctatcgactgtgtatctctcattgataggaatgaaagtgagctgactttgtcagtcggtctataattacccatatggcgtcatgattggctttcgtccttggcaagccctacaacaaaatccatcgctatatgttcccatttccactcgggaatctccaggggtcgtaaaagtccactgggtctctggtgctctgcctttacttctttggcaagtcaaacatttgcttacccattctgctacgtccctcttcatgttgggccaccaataatattccttcaaatccctatacatcttggtacttcccgggtgaatggaataccttgaactatggctttcatccaaaatctcatctttaagctcttgaacgttcggaacccaaatccggtaggaagtacctcattatccctttatcatctttctcagtatggatctcttctccagtcattgactctctgccctcattcatcattctttcttggcacaatctaatcttttctaataattctggctgcattgatatctcaaacagcttttcagttccggttctggttacctttacttctatttccattctttcgaaatccctgattaattcctccgaagtcattatcattctgagcctttcctttctactgagggcgtcagccaccacattggctttccccggatgatagagaatctcacaatcatagtccttgattagttcaaaccatctcctctggcgcatgttgagctctttctgcgtaaatatgtacttgaggctcttatggtctgtgaaaatctcgcacttctctccatacaagtagtgtctccaaatttttaaggcaaaaactatagCCGtaagctcaaggtcatgagtaggatatctaatctcgtattccttcagttgtctcgacgtatacacaatcactttaccgtgctgcataagcacacaccctaatcctttgtgcgacgcgtcactatatatcataaaatctccttttccgtctggcaatgccaacaccggggccgttaccaaccttttctttaattcctgaaaactgttctcacatttttccgtccattcaaacttctctgtcttacgagtaagtcgtgtcaaaggggctgcgatcttcacaaagtcctgcacaaatctacgatagtagccagccaatcctatgaaactccttacctctgtgggtgtggttggcctttcccaatttgagaccgcctctatcttggaggggtcgaccaatactccttctttattgatcacatgtcctaaaaactgtacttcattccgccagaattcacacttcgagaatttggcatataactgttcctctccGAGGATTCCTAGatctatcctcaaatgctctgcatgttctgcctcagtccttgagtagatcaaaatatcatcgataaaaactatcacacacttgtccaagtacttcttaaatactctattcattaaatccatgaaagccgctggggcgttggttaatccaaaggacattaccaagaactcataatgcccatacctggtacggaacgctgtcttggggatatcttcgggtttaatccttagttggtgatatccagtcctcaggtcaatcttggaaaaataaacagcatcctttagctggttgaatagatcgtctattctaggtaacgggtacctgttctttatggttagcttgttcaactctcgatagtcgatgcacagcctcatgctcccatctttcttcttaacaaataaaactggtgctccccacgaagacacactgggtcttatcatacccttatccaagagttcctgcaattggatagctaattccttcatttctaacggggctaaccggtaaggtgcttttgaaactggcgtcgtccctggggccaactcaatagcaaattcaatcactctatcgggtggtaatcccggaaggatcttgtgggaatacatcttcaaattcgttgactactggaatatcttgtaagttagGCACCTCCTTTTGctgtccaccacataggctaggtaagcctcatttccttttcgtagcatccttctggcctgggccataggtcaaaaatttctgcgtctgcctctttcccctaaatacgacttctttctttcctggaatattcaacttaactttcttccccttacagtctatctgagcatcattgctagatagccagtccattcccaaaattacatcaaacttcccctaacttaaaaggaatcagatcaacactgaaagattagttcccctatgcctaactcacaggcggggtgaatcaggattaacaagaataacttcatggactggctatttctacttgtaagggctctatcaagggttcatccttaagtcttaacttacgcgcaaagtcccttgatataaaagatttagttgctcctgaatcaaataaaacgtttgcactgactgaatttagagaaagggtacctgctatcacatctgaatctttcatagcatcctggactgtcatgttgaaagtccttgcagtaggtggcttattagaaccagccctgcttgctcccgaagctgctggtttgttcattgggcattccctcttccaatgacccgggcgtccacactgatgacacgtggtggttgggcgggtaatgggggttggcgaagtgcacttgtccgaatagtgaccctctcgaccacacttgaagcagattaccggctttcctttacactccccagaatgcatccttccacaagtgttacaggctggcaatgggggtcgagactggttggaataagacattcttgacttctggccgctctggctcacattcacgctcattggccgcttaaacccagtgttctttcccggtagggacactgctcctcgattaaatctagttgggaagctccttcctgcggaacccccacccatgctcatacttttcctctttattcccttcttctctctttccttctgcatctgttcacttccggaTTCTACAATTGTTGTCTTTtgtaccagagtggcataatctgtaagttcaaggattgccaccctattctgaatccacggtttcagtccctgctgaaacctcctagctttcttttcctcggtactcacaaactccggcacaaaccttgataactctgtaaatttcgcttcgtactctgctaccgATAAGTTATtttgctttagctccaagaacttgagctccatcgggttttccataaacctcgggaaatattttcccagaaacaactgactgaatctttcccaggttataatagcatctgtctctatatttttcttggcctcccaccagtagttggcctgtcctttcagaaggtaggtagcaaatacagtcttctgtgcctcatcggtactcaaaatctcaaaggatttctccatttcctttaaccatgcccttgcctcaactgggtcggctgatccgtggaactcagggggcttaaggacttaaaagccctgaaagagtttgccacaacattgttatttccttgatgaggtgggttgggttgacgttccaaattctgccttaggagttgcatgaactggcccatgggatccatgcctgggtttggtattggttgcacctcagtttctccttactcagcctctatctcaaatccctcaacatcatatgtctcatcctcctcttcatacagggagtcatcctgttcaacataatcctcgtcttcctcttcactgtgttcctggttcctatcgtcctggttatggcttcactggtcctcagatccagggttcgccctagttccaatctttcttggtggcatgatactgataaaaaaatttattgggaaaaaaaaaattcaacgttaggtcacaatcatacacaacattgtgaCTTGCatagctctataatggggagaatgtatctcgcaattctattatattatgacagttctaataagaagtgcagtaataataatgataaaaacagtgatctcgtcactaaggaactgaaccgaaaggaaacaaatatatacataatgcgagaaatacatagtttgatctggtcaaaagtacaacagtgctatagccatctgtcccaaaagtgatacacaagagtctatctgtctagtcagaaaaagggatgctatatacaagtcaactatcccggaaaattggctcttactaaggcctcgactaactagacaactagactatcccatcgttagtcctgaatcacacaccggagcgggtcagctcccataccctttccatcgcacgagCTTGCTTGTCCATGAACTTATTGTACTTTCACCCTAAAACCATGCAAATTTCTCATTTCCCTATGTATTGATTAAATCACTGTTCTCTAAGGCCAGATATACATTGGATCAACTCATGTTTTTTTTACAAGTTCTTAACACTTTCCGCTATGTTTGTTCCCCCTGATTCCCTTTGCTCCCATTACAAAAAGCTCCATATTTCTTTTCATTGTTTTTTTCAGTTTCTGCAACCAAACAACTACTTAGTTTACAATATAAAATTGTGCAATGGGATGTTAATTGATGTTTTATTTTATTGTGCTCTCTCTCGATAATGTGATCATTTTGGTCATAACTTCATTCTTGTTTGGTTGTCTCGTTTCTCCATGAACTTATTTCACTCTCCTGATATTGATAGCATCAACTGATGCACCAAACAAGTCCTTGGTTTACAATATAAAATTGTGTCTTGAACTTGTATCTCTCTCTCTCATATTTCATGATTGGATATCTGCATGTTAGGTATGATGAATGCTGGTAGACTCGAAGTGAAATGCTATCACTGCCGGGGGGAAGGAATTCAAAAGGGACCCGAAGGCGATGAATAAGCACAATGACAAGCTTCATGCAGAGATCATGAAACTAAAGACCAGAGTGACCTGTGAGGTGTGTGGGAGTGTGTATCCCACACTGGCGTGCAACATCAACAGGACAAGACGGCTCATAAGGGACTTTAAGCTGCTCTCTATTACTCTATTAAGAATGCCAAAAAATCATGTACCGCTGCACCAAATTTAAGGAGTTTCATGTTTGTTATGATTAGGGTTATGCTTAATTAGTTATTACTTATGATGAAATTTGTAAAGAAAATGGTGGAATATACGAAACCTAGTTCATATTTTAATCGATTCTCACCTCATATCTTTGGCAGCAACACAGGCTCTGCCTCACCATTCAGAATCTGAAACACTCTCCTCATTGAAGGCCTCTCAGCAGAGTCGCATTTTCTAGTTTATGATTGTAAGTAGTATAATCGACAAATAGCCTATAGTTTGATATCACAATTTTGTCATCATCCCACCACTATTAGATCAGACCCGTAACTGCACACAGGAACAGACACAATAAGGGCCAGGGATCACTTATTATCTAGTATACAATAACAATTTTTATCATTTAATTACTTGCAGATATTATAATAGTTGAGGGAATAATCAACTAATTATATGAATGGCTTCAAGCTTGgccttctttttcttttttttcttttttttttgtctGAATTTTGATCTTGAAAAATTGTGCACCAAGGTGATTAGATCGTCTCTAAGCCGCATTCACCCTTAAGTTCTCAGATCAATTTGTCAAGGAACTTAAGCTGCTAAATGGATTTAGTTATGAAAATCCAAAATACTAATCACTCACCGTGTCATGCTAATGCTTGTGTAGTTAGGTCGAGCAGCAACCCAATTTTCTTGACTGCTGAAACATCATCCTTGGAGCCAACATTGATTGTTTGTTCTTTAGGCAGTGCCGCTAGATCATCTCCAATCTCAATTACTTTTCGGCTGACTAGGTGATAGATTTGGCCAAGAATTTCAGTGAATGCACTTTCAACATTCTGAGATTCAAGGTCTGGCGTATCCATAAAGAAAGTCTCCTGTTTTTCAGCGTAGGCCTTTGCAGTCTAAGTGGTAACAGCACGCAAGTGACAAAGCTCTGTTTCCTAGCAGCATTATCACAATATTAGCCTCTGTGTCTCTGAGCTCTTTCAACCATCTCCCAACACTCTCAAAGGTGGCTATTTCGAGTAACATTATACGCAAGCAATGCAAAATATCGATCACTCACCGATGCCATGCTTGTGTAATTAGGCAGAGTAACATGCAATTTTCTTGACTCCTGAAACATCATCATTGAAGCCAACCATTGGTTGTTTTTCTGCTAAATGGCAAAATAGGTTgtaatttttttcttaattttgtTGTCATTTTTTTCTTagttttatattttatgttcTTGGTTAAATTGAAGCCAGTGTATCACAGTGAAACatgaaaataaaaatttaaaatataattcatAACACTGAAATTAAAAATAACATAAGTTCAACTATAGATAAGCATAAATTTATAAACGGCTGCTGAATATAAAACTATACTAAAACATATTACAAGTTTGACCGCTAAGCACACCAATTCAAATAATTGAATAACACACCAAAACAAGTTATCATACCCACAATGAAGATGACAAACATGATCTAACAAACACAGCAAAAGAAGAAACTAGTTTGCTAATCATATTATACTTCTAAATATACCAAACTGGTGGTGTGAACCGATGAATAGATGTTCCCGGATAATGTGGCTCAATAGCGCCATTCTTAATATTAAAAATTCCCATATCATGGCCGCCACCGTCTCCATGAAAGAACTCTCCATCATCTGTAAAATATATGCTATTTGGCTTTATAAACTCGGATGTTGCTGCTAAAGATATCGATGAATTTCTGCCTATGAATAACGCCTCGTTGCCGATGGAATTTACCTCTCCACTCCATTTACATGATGATGCGATATCATCAAAATTAGTGCTTCTATATTGTATAATTTCAAGCTTGAATACCAAAAAATCACTTGTATAATACCGACGTCTAGAACTGGCTTCGTAATACACTCCTTTTCTGAAGCGCAAAACTACCCAAAGGTGAGATCCAAGTAACGATTCAATTAGATAGCTTGTTACTAAATCGTCCTTCTCCACCGGAACTGATGTAATCTGGATACATTGCCCTTCTTCTTTTTTATCATCAACATCGCATTTGAATATTTTCCCGCGAAAATCTATTGCATAAAATTTTTCCTTGTGGTAAACAATATCATGAACTAAACTTGCACCGGTTACCGGTTTCCACAACTCGTCACCTAATCTAGCAAAACCCAGTTCTTCACATTTTCCGTAAATTGCCATTATTGTGGGACGATTACAAGCGTCCCGACTTTGTCTCGGCCCTTGTGAAGACATCACAACTTTGGCGAGAAACATGGTGTAGATTTCCTGTGGCTGGAAATCATCATTATATTCATATTGATGTGGTAAAGTGAGCATAGGAGGAAGCGGAATTTGGTACCTCATTAACGGATGCAAAAGGTTGATTTTCAGATCTTCACCTAAAGTTACTAACCATCCTTTATTTGTTCCTAATATTATTCTGCCTGCTGCCTCAGGCAAGTCAAGACAATAACTTTTTTGCTTTGCAAGGCTGTAAAAACCACGAGTAGTACTAGAACTCTGAAACGAAGCACAAATACTTGTGATAACATTGTTGTCCCCGTTATCATCAACATCGTTGTTATTATCACCCTCATCATTATTATCTGCAAGGCGAACGTCAACCTTATTGTCAATGTAGTTTGGGTCCACCAtacaaggaattgcttcaagctCAGCAACTAAGACTGAGTTTAAATCAAGACCAGGATCTTCTTCTGCAAGTAACAACCAGGGATCTTTAGGCGGCAACAATAACTTCAACTCGGAAACAGCGGAGTTCCATGATTTACAGACGGCTGATAAAATTATAAGAGAGTCTAAGCAATCAACCTTCTGAGCTATAACACTCACAAGCTCTAAGGGAAGATTATCCCAACAAGTAGCAGCACCCATGATTAATACCAACACTAACCCTAACCCTTGCGCCCTCAATATATTCTCTTCAGATAAGTTCGAAATTTGGACTTGATGATGATGAGGGAGAGAGTTATGGAGCCAGCGATTAAATAAGAAAATCTCACGTTTTTCCCTaacatattttgattttttaactATTTTATTTTTATCCACAACATGATATTTACTAACTTGATTGGGAATTAATTTATATGGCATATAATCATTATCCAATTTATGATACGTAAGTTTATTTAccaagtataaaataaaatattgaatagataaatatgttttactaaatatatatttataaaacttAATTTAATCATAATATTACCGAATCCCAACGTAAGGGTTCTCTGTATCAACCACTCATATGCGTATGAAGGTGGCCATGCAAATTGTCACGGATCGGGTTTTCAGTACACGAACTAGAGCTGGCCAAATGGGCGGGTTTGAACCGCTTATTCGGGACCGGTTCGTACGGAAACCGTAAAAAATTCGGACCGAACcgggccggttcaaacccgcacagcTCGCTAAATTAGGTGAACCAAACACGATTACGAATTTTAGAACCCGGGACCGCACGAGCCCGCACGAGCGAAGCCCGCACGAGTCGCACGACCAGCCAACTCGCACAGCCCGCACAGCACGCCCACGGGTGTGCCTCACACGCCAACGTCTTCCTGCCCTGCTCTGCTTTCTGCCATGGCTCCAACGTTACACTCTGATTTCTGCAGGTTAACGTTACACCTGACTCCACCTCCAACTTCAAGGCTCCAACGGTACTCTAATTTccttataaatatatacatacaaacaacACTTTTATTCACAGTTTCTTCGACCTCTCTGTTTCTCTCAATCTCAATTTCTCCGACTTCTTTCTCCTTTCTCCGACTTCTTTCTCCTTTCTCCATCTACAAACATAACTCATTCGAATATAAAATTTACAATTCAATCCCCATTCACAATTTTCAATTCAACAACAAAAATTCGAATATTAAAAAAAGGTAACAGATATTCGCGAACAGGAAAATGGAACAGGGAAGAGGGAGCATTTCTTCTCAAGGTTCAACCCCGTCGGCTTCAATGCTCCCGCCTCGACCCGGATCCACGTTTAATACCGAAGAAGGTATGATATTTTCCTGTCGATTTTAACCAAAAACTATGGGTTTCTGCTTCTGTGATGTTAGATTTTGTGTGTTTTTTATTGTATATATAAGGCGGCGCCGCGGCGGTTTTGATGTTAGATTTTCTGCTTCTGCTTCTGTTTGTTGGTGAACTGAATTCAGCTTACTAGTTACTACTAATTCAGCTTCTATAGTTTTATTcgtgtattatatatataatatattgttTATTCGTTTTgtaaattcatttttttaattgaTGGTTGTAATTTCATTTTCTATTCGTTTTTATTCGTTTAATTCATGATTGTAATTTTTTAAATTGAtgattgtaatttttttaatagattataatttttttattcgtttttaattttattcattttttaatttcTGTAGGTGCTACGAGTTCGAGACAATCATCGCACGTGTGGACATATTTTTCGAAAGAAGCTATGTCGGATAATCCGAATAGATTTAAAGTACATTGTTTGATTTGTGTACAAAATGGTAGACCACAGCCACCATTTAGTTATGCTCGAGGGACCGGCACGGGAACACTAAGCCGACATTTGGAGAATATTCACTCTATTACGAAGGTGAGT is a window of Apium graveolens cultivar Ventura chromosome 11, ASM990537v1, whole genome shotgun sequence DNA encoding:
- the LOC141695604 gene encoding F-box protein At2g26160-like, which codes for MGAATCWDNLPLELVSVIAQKVDCLDSLIILSAVCKSWNSAVSELKLLLPPKDPWLLLAEEDPGLDLNSVLVAELEAIPCMVDPNYIDNKVDVRLADNNDEGDNNNDVDDNGDNNVITSICASFQSSSTTRGFYSLAKQKSYCLDLPEAAGRIILGTNKGWLVTLGEDLKINLLHPLMRYQIPLPPMLTLPHQYEYNDDFQPQEIYTMFLAKVVMSSQGPRQSRDACNRPTIMAIYGKCEELGFARLGDELWKPVTGASLVHDIVYHKEKFYAIDFRGKIFKCDVDDKKEEGQCIQITSVPVEKDDLVTSYLIESLLGSHLWVVLRFRKGVYYEASSRRRYYTSDFLVFKLEIIQYRSTNFDDIASSCKWSGEVNSIGNEALFIGRNSSISLAATSEFIKPNSIYFTDDGEFFHGDGGGHDMGIFNIKNGAIEPHYPGTSIHRFTPPVWYI